The following is a genomic window from Plasmodium berghei ANKA genome assembly, chromosome: 9.
AActgaatttttttctatataccCATCAAAAATTGGTATACATTGTGTAACCCCTTCTCCTATATCTAAAACTAAACCTGTGGTTAAACCTGCTGCATATATAGACATTAGTCCAGACACAGAAATGTTTATACTTTCAAATccaaaattttcaaaaaatatttctcccatattttttctatgaGATATAGAACATAATGGTGGTTCAGTTAATAATGCACTTTTTACACTTTTATTTGGATCTACACAACTTATTGCATAATCCCATATGTTATTTGCTAAGTCCCAATCAGATATATGTCCATGATCGAATGGCCTATATATTGATAACTCTGATTCATGAAAAAATGCTTCGTCGCCCACATATGTTTGATTTACATCTTTGTTTCTCGAATTTCCAACTACTGTTGGGAATACTATTGCCGGTAAATTATGGGTGTTTAATCCTACTTTCATATAGCCTATATATTGagaaattaataaaaatagcgAAATTGAGGATAATACTAATTTCCAtgtaacttttttttttctgaacagcaaggtattttttttataaattaataaattaactTATTTGCCTGCACAtgcaataatttttttacctGAGCCATTGTCAATTACAATTGTGTTATTATCCATTCGTATAAGGTTATGTATGTTTagttatttaatattatgttTGTCTGAGTAAGActattttgtaattttggtgtgtatatatatatattttattatttttcaattttcatttttttcttttttttagattGTTAGCCAATAAAAAAGTCAAAAATTAGGAAAAGGTAAATgctatgaaaaaataatcccCCCAAATGTCCAATAACTTAAGCTCAAAgaaaggaaaataataaagagaAAGGTTGTAAATAAatcaataaatatataaacaaatgcataaaaaaataatgaaatattatcaaaattaatattattagtaaTACATGCttcatatatgcatttgAAAAGCTATTGAGATATTTTCCCCGTGAAAATAAAGGGCATACACACATTATTTGGTTGTCCTTTGTGTTTTACGgagtttttattatttttactatttttactatttttattatttttactatttttattatttttactatttattatttttactgTTTTTACtgtttttattgtttttactgtttttattgtttttactatttatcCTAAATGTTATGGGAAAAAATCATTACCCGCTTATCACATGGCCCCAATAAACCGTATTGTTCGAAAGTTAGGAATTCTTTACAATTGTTTCACATTTCcagtaataaaaatgagaaaaaatataaattataaaatatagtaaaatataataatagaataaatagtctgaaaaaaaaaatctataataattaaatggttattatgaaaatgcACATATTAAAGTATGAAATAGGAATATAAAAGTTACCAaacttttattaaaatcgGCGTGGTTTAAAAAATCGGATTAAAAGTTACATCAAATTGAAactcataaaaaatagtttttaatacatattatcTACTGATAAAGggaataaaataagtataAGAAAATGTACATTCATAATATGGcaacaaaataaatcatttatAAGTTTTTTTAGACTATATAAAGAGTTTggttaaaataaaaaaaaaaaatatatatatatatgtatatttactgtttcttttttgtggtgaatattattttataacatAACTTATCATTTTGATTATGCAGGAATGTgtcattttaaaaaaatacgtATATATACTTAGAAATATTTCGAACATTCacaatgaaaaaaaaatgtataatcccaaaaagttttaaaattgtaagttttaaaaaaaaaagttgaATCCCCCACTTGTGAGttctattatattttacacATTTATGTAAGTCAACATATATATcgcaaatatattattcatgatctcatttatttttatattaattaaatgtagtaattataaaatgtcAAGAATAGGAcgttttaatttaattgtCTTGGCTGGTTCTCCTAAGCCAAGTGCAAGCATAGGACAAACCCTCGGCCCTTTAGGTAAAGTTGCACATATCAATAAatagataaatatattaatatgggaatttagaatatatatatagatagatatatagatatagatatatgtataactattgaatatttatagGGATAAATATGATGACATTTTTCAAAGAATTTAATGAAAGAACAAAAAGCATATCAAAGAATGTTCCAATTCAAGTTACACTAGAACCACTTAATGATAGGTatcaatatttaaaaaaaatgttacaaaaaatagaatatataaaaatttgttaataaaataatatcctatttatatcattttatattgatattgtataataaaaaaaataaatttattatccTAGATTTTGTAAGGAAATAATACACACActtgttatttatatttcatttttataaatacttattatatattttttttaccatTCTAGAACATATCGATTTTATTTGAGAACCCCAACAGTTGTATGGTTTATCAGAAGATGTGCAAGGGTTCCAATTTTTAGTTATGCTCCAAAACACAAAATTGTTGGTGCTATAACATTATCAGAAGTATGtttatttcatcataattctataattttttatttttttgtttattcatttaattgCCTACTTTATCATCATGTGCAGGTTTTCCACATCGCGAAGTGCAAACGTATGGACCCCCCCCTGATCAATATGTCAATTAAAAGTATATGCAAATACATAATCggtaaaaaatgaaaaaaaaagtgaaaaaaacatgaaaaaaacaaacagAATGATGGTAAATTTATTCACATTGAGATTCATGTGTAAGTATACCACCACGTTTGATACTCTAACAAGTATCTGATACATCTTAGTCTGAAGTTTGTATTGTCAATatagataaatatttatatgccCATTTTTAATAGTTTTTCTTCTAATATTTCCATTTAGGTACATGCCAAAGCATGGGAATAAAAGTATGCCGAGAATTGaatgatgaagaaaataaaaaatattttgttgaTGTTAATCAATTAGACAATATTAAGAAGGAAATtagaacaaaaaataagtttCAGAAAAggtcaaaaaaataaatatctatatattttgaaaattatttattgtaaTTTTTAGATTATTCATTCGAAAGTATGATCTTGATttgttattaataaaacaaaatatatgagCTGCATAAAATACTAGGATAAACATATTAGTTTATCAATATGCacaaatcaaataaaaaaatgaaaaaagaatCGGCATATCGTCATTTCtatgcattatatattcaggaaaaatatttattccttatttgaaaaaaaaagaactCATTGAGATtcatacaaaaaatataaaatgtgaaagttcaaaataatagaataaataatttgatatattgGTTGTGTGTTATTGCATCgatcatttaaaaaaaaaaaaaaaaaaaaatacaaagcATATACAAAACATAAATTAATCCTGATACAATTTTGTGAGCATTTATTTACTAGGAAAATAagcatttatattttcaaaaagaGTTTGATTGGTTTGTTTCTTAATTTGTATGTCCTTAAtaatttgtaaatattCTTGATTAACCGAACTATCTTTACAAATATCAGAATAGTATTCTTGGCATATATCTATGAGGTAGTTAATAACTTTTTCAGTAACTTCAATATTTAACgattcataataatataaatatttttttaaagtatgaacaaataagaatatattatcacTATTCGATTGTATAGCTATTTctgcattttttaaagcTTTCTGTAAACATTCATAAGTTTTTGTGctatttctatatttttgattttccCAATATAAATGAGAACACATTAAAAGTCCAATACATtgatcttttttttttaacaatttattAGCATGCTGGCATAATTTTAAAGcaacattattataattttcattatccAATAAGTTAATATATGACGATAATATACCAATAGCCCATATTATACATTCAAATTGTTCAGatgataaattaatatcTTCCTCATATATGATTAATGATTGAGTAATAAATTCTAAACAAATAGCttcaatattatcaaaagatataaaagaataatcgtttataaatttatcatattgATCTACTACTATAgaactataaaaaaatattttaaatgctAAAATtggtattttatttgatatagATAATAAATTAGTATGTAtgaatttgaaaatattttttg
Proteins encoded in this region:
- a CDS encoding mitochondrial ribosomal protein L11 precursor, putative, which gives rise to MSRIGRFNLIVLAGSPKPSASIGQTLGPLGINMMTFFKEFNERTKSISKNVPIQVTLEPLNDRTYRFYLRTPTVVWFIRRCARVPIFSYAPKHKIVGAITLSEVFHIAKCKRMDPPLINMSIKSICKYIIGTCQSMGIKVCRELNDEENKKYFVDVNQLDNIKKEIRTKNKFQKRSKK